The following are encoded in a window of Ruminiclostridium herbifermentans genomic DNA:
- a CDS encoding DUF6548 family protein, giving the protein MSFFQQYKRLDNLCKDLFHSDKGISTYIENMEKCGYNAWRIVGFDTDLQMLKRYRHIRNLIAHEDDANESDYCDKSDEEWIIYFHERIIRCDDPLALYRKTIYAPAEISKAEKETNKPSTPIPIYKDNPNSSIIPHAVAFGFLIAIVVLFCMFTK; this is encoded by the coding sequence ATGTCATTTTTTCAGCAGTATAAAAGACTTGACAATCTTTGCAAAGATTTGTTTCACAGCGACAAAGGAATTTCTACATATATAGAAAACATGGAAAAGTGTGGCTATAATGCATGGAGAATTGTCGGGTTTGATACGGATTTGCAGATGCTAAAGAGATACCGCCATATTAGAAACTTAATTGCACATGAAGATGATGCGAATGAATCAGATTATTGTGATAAATCGGATGAAGAATGGATTATTTATTTTCATGAGCGAATTATTCGTTGCGATGATCCACTAGCGTTGTATCGAAAAACCATTTATGCCCCAGCCGAAATCTCAAAAGCGGAAAAAGAGACCAATAAGCCTTCAACCCCAATTCCAATATATAAAGATAACCCTAATTCGTCGATAATTCCTCATGCCGTTGCTTTCGGATTTCTGATTGCAATTGTTGTGCTTTTTTGTATGTTTACCAAATGA